A stretch of Coccidioides posadasii str. Silveira chromosome 2, complete sequence DNA encodes these proteins:
- a CDS encoding uncharacterized protein (antiSMASH:Cluster_2.1~EggNog:ENOG410PS3F~BUSCO:16748at33183), with translation MRKSHVGSPSLYEDGDQRNSPQSELRAAQRNRDHPPASSGRGSAHSKEQQARKGNKSPTDEDLAKKDPLAPATFHGNKPSRGAQIDAELRREDEERLRQKEGK, from the exons ATGAGGAAGTCCCATGTTGGCAGTCCCTCGCTCTACGAGGACGGCGATCAGCGGAATTCTCCTCAGTCGGAGCTTCGAGCCGCCCAACGCAACCGGGATCACCCGCCAGCGTCCAGCGGCCGCGGCAGTGCCCATAGCAAAGAGCAGCAGGCCAGAAAAGGCAATAAATCGCCGACCGATGAAGATCTGGCTAAAAAGGATCCATTGGCACCG GCAACATTCCACGGAAACAAGCCATCTCGAGGCGCTCAAATTGACGCCGAACTCCGaagagaagatgaagagagacTACGGCAGAAGGAGGGCAAATAA
- the BCP1 gene encoding Mss4p nuclear export (antiSMASH:Cluster_2.1~BUSCO:325992at4751~EggNog:ENOG410PGEX~COG:U~BUSCO:12248at33183): MGKRKQLKDDDVDMDEAGRAGDESSDEDTEIVNVEFEWFDPQPAVDFHGLKVLLRQLFDSDAQLFDLSALTDLILSQPLLGSTVKVDGNETDPYAFLTVLNLHQHRDVPVIKSIIEYIKSKSSSDLSTLNELLSQPSIPQIGLILTERLINIPTEVIPPMYTMLLEEIQWALEASEPYQFTHYLIMSKTYEEVESKLDMEDDRPQKKKKKAVNGKPETFYFHPEDEILQKHALCYSTYPYTHQQAEGHSDSKRTFQELGIRPHGSMILIEASKFETAVNAVKDYASPPS; encoded by the exons ATGGGGAAACGGAAGCAATTGAAAGATGATGATGTGGATATGGACGAAGCCGGTCGCGCTGGCGACGAAAGCAGCGACGAG GACACGGAAATTGTCAACGTAGAGTTCGAGTGGTTCGATCCGCAGCCCGCTGTTGATTTTCATGGCCTCAAGGTTCTGCTCCGCCAATTATTCGATAGCGATGCGCAATTATTCGATCTCTCCGCCCTCACCGATCTCATACTCTCGCAGCCGCTGCTGGGGTCAACGGTGAAAGTTGACGGCAACGAAACAGACCCTTACGCTTTCCTCACCGTTCTGAATTTGCATCAGCACAGA GATGTACCCGTGATAAAGTCAATAATTGAATATATCAAAAGCAAATCCTCCTCAGACCTATCTACGCTTAATGAGCTTCTTTCGCAGCCATCGATCCCCCAGATCGGCCTCATCCTTACCGAACGATTAATCAATATTCCAACCGAAGTGATCCCACCCATGTACACCATGTTGCTCGAAGAGATCCAATGGGCTCTAGAAGCAAGCGAACCATATCAGTTCACTCATTATCTAATAATGTCAAAGACGTACGAAGAAGTGGAATCCAAATTGGACATGGAGGATGACAGACcgcagaagaaaaagaagaaagcggTAAATGGCAAGCCGGAGACATTTTACTTCCATCCAGAGGATGAAATCCTTCAGAAACATGCGCTATGTTATAGCACATACCCATACACGCATCAGCAAGCGGAGGGGCACTCGGACTCGAAGCGCACATTCCAAGAGCTAGGAATTCGCCCACACGGATCTATGATTTTGATAGAAGCTTCGAAGTTTGAAACGGCGGTTAACGCCGTCAAAGACTATGCCAGTCCTccatcttga
- the ARO7 gene encoding chorismate mutase aro7 (antiSMASH:Cluster_2.1~BUSCO:418242at4751~EggNog:ENOG410PJYF~COG:E~BUSCO:11752at33183) — protein MDAAIDLSDASKALDLDNIRFQLIRLEDTITFHLIERVQFPLNKRIYIPGGVNIPNSDLSLMDWMLRETERIQSRVRRYQSPDEYPFFHEALETPILQPLQYPHILHKNDVNVNDMIKSRYINEILPHACGKFGGREDRGEAQENYGSAATCDVSCLQALSRRIHFGKFVAESKFRKEPERFVKLIKAADKKGIEDAITNIQVEKKVLERLRLKAATYGRDPANPDDSNSKIDVEAVVAMYKHAVIPMTKIVEVEYLMQRLQGTKWETN, from the exons ATGGATGCAGCAATTGATCTCTCAGATGCCTCCAAGGCCTTGGACCTCGACAACATCCGTTTCCAACTGAT CCGTCTGGAAGACACCATAACCTTCCACCTCATCGAGCGCGTTCAATTCCCTCTCAACAAGCGGATCTATATCCCTGGCGGGGTGAACATTCCCAATAGCGACCTTAGCCTTATGGACTGGATGCTCCGCGAAACAGAACGAATTCAGTCGCGCGTTCGACGCTATCAATCGCCTGATGAATATCCATTCTTTCACGAGGCACTCGAGACACCGATCCTCCAACCCCTCCAGTACCCGCACATCCTGCACAAGAATGACGTGAATGTCAATGATATGATAAAATCGAGGTATATTAACGAGATTTTACCCCATGCGTGTGGCAAGTTTGGCGGAAGGGAAGACCGGGGAGAGGCTCAAGAGAATTACGGGTCCGCGGCTACATGTGATGTGAGCTGTTTGCAGGCGCTGTCGAGGAGGATTCATTTTGGAAAATTCGTCGCTGAATCCAAGTTTCGAAAAGAGCCGGAGCGGTTCGTGAAGTTGATTAAAGCAGCGGATAAAAAGGGGATTGAGGATGCAATCACGAATATCCAGGTGGAGAAAAAGGTCCTGGAGAGGTTGAGGTTGAAGGCTGCTACTTATGGTAGAGACCCGGCGAATCCTGATGATAGTAATTCGAAGATTGATGTTGAAGCCGTTGTTGCCATGTACAAG CACGCTGTTATCCCTATGACGAAGATCGTAGAGGTGGAATACCTTATGCAACGATTGCAGGGAACAAAATGGGAAACCAATTGA
- a CDS encoding uncharacterized protein (antiSMASH:Cluster_2.1~EggNog:ENOG410PSZN~COG:S~TransMembrane:1 (o298-320i)~BUSCO:7361at33183), producing the protein MTGARRTRSGRSISQEPTGQGHRTRKTPGPVDSGDSAAIPTASFGNPSLQALQAQHSFAYGATGSPALPRQLRMCPPTGAMEMAANIEGRYLETHANDFERIEEEARANPGTRRSTRSGANTGSARQSVSPVRRTPGQRARNREPTPDDQLLESLREASEEAEETKETILPSIEDSSVSWNTERHILGDPRSVPTATSSGGSLSQSQRQREAAHPMAGPPLRPYTRSQPRTTFQASQAVRSGSSAASSAQPAPRLGAAPVLSPPQAEDNAYATPNPRRQTRSVSQQTMSSTASQRQRGFSVISLGLMITIFMLAVAGMLFRFDDIEMIGKNILQNGIGKEFSLPSSFCGAQPPTSQYIEAFDKLSAGVDRRLADMARDVATLKDEWNRRLPHLKQAIWPEMEDPLLPRKINWFSVGMGAFVDPYLTTKHRSGLLHRGAERAAGMRKTNPPVAALTRWEEHGDCWCVNDHTSEIQLAVLLGRPLVPEEVVIEHIQKEATLDPESAPREMELWVEYVARSHAAAPSTTLPGFRATGAPGRSDQTATSSPVSTRRPELLESSAEARAAFAGPLSPSQHEDIISTLRMAYPDEPETAYSHDTMLGSSFYRIGKFQYDINGKHNIQKFHLDAVIDLPNIRTKKAVLRVKSNWGSVNTCVYRVRLHGHM; encoded by the coding sequence ATGACTGGCGCGCGCCGCACACGCAGTGGACGATCCATCTCCCAAGAACCTACCGGACAAGGCCACCGCACCAGAAAAACCCCGGGTCCTGTGGATTCAGGCGACTCAGCTGCAATTCCAACTGCATCGTTTGGCAACCCTTCGCTGCAAGCCTTGCAGGCTCAGCACTCTTTCGCGTATGGAGCTACCGGAAGCCCCGCGTTACCCCGACAGTTGCGGATGTGCCCACCTACTGGGGCGATGGAGATGGCGGCCAACATTGAAGGCCGGTATTTAGAGACACATGCCAACGATTTTGAGCGTATTGAAGAAGAGGCCCGTGCGAACCCAGGAACTAGAAGATCGACTCGGTCCGGAGCGAACACTGGATCCGCCCGCCAGTCAGTCTCACCTGTTCGCCGAACACCAGGTCAACGTGCCCGTAATCGTGAGCCTACCCCTGACGACCAACTTCTCGAATCTCTCCGAGAAGCCTCTGAAGAAGCAGAGGAAACGAAAGAGACGATCCTTCCCAGCATAGAAGACTCTAGCGTTAGTTGGAATACCGAACGCCACATTCTTGGTGATCCGAGAAGCGTCCCTACGGCCACTTCGTCTGGTGGCAGTCTTAGCCAAAGTCAACGGCAACGGGAAGCAGCCCATCCAATGGCTGGCCCACCGCTCCGGCCGTACACCCGCTCGCAGCCTCGTACTACATTCCAGGCTTCCCAAGCGGTTCGGTCTGGATCTTCCGCCGCGTCTTCCGCCCAGCCAGCTCCCCGACTCGGCGCAGCTCCCGTCCTCAGCCCACCCCAAGCAGAGGACAACGCTTATGCTACCCCTAATCCCAGGAGGCAGACCCGTTCTGTCTCTCAGCAAACGATGTCGTCAACCGCAAGCCAACGTCAGCGAGGTTTTTCTGTCATAAGCTTGGGGCTGATGATAACTATTTTTATGCTTGCGGTTGCAGGGATGCTTTTCCGGTTCGACGATATTGAGATGATCGGAAAAAACATACTCCAAAATGGGATTGGCAAGGAATTCAGCCTGCCATCATCGTTCTGTGGTGCGCAACCTCCGACAAGTCAATACATTGAAGCCTTCGATAAGCTGTCTGCTGGAGTGGACCGACGACTCGCCGATATGGCGCGAGACGTGGCCACCCTTAAAGACGAGTGGAATAGACGGTTGCCGCACCTCAAACAGGCGATATGGCCTGAGATGGAAGACCCATTGTTGCCTCGAAAAATCAACTGGTTCTCTGTTGGTATGGGGGCGTTCGTGGACCCATACCTCACCACCAAGCACCGTTCCGGACTTCTCCACCGCGGTGCTGAGCGCGCTGCCGGCATGAGAAAGACAAACCCTCCGGTTGCTGCTCTCACCCGCTGGGAAGAACATGGTGATTGCTGGTGCGTTAATGACCACACCAGTGAGATTCAACTCGCCGTGCTCCTTGGCCGACCTTTGGTTCCGGAAGAGGTCGTCATTGAGCATATCCAAAAAGAGGCAACTTTGGATCCTGAGTCGGCGCCTCGGGAGATGGAACTTTGGGTTGAGTATGTGGCCCGGTCGCATGCTGCCGCTCCTTCAACCACCCTTCCTGGTTTTCGCGCAACGGGCGCTCCAGGACGCTCGGACCAGACAGCGACATCCTCACCGGTGTCCACACGGCGACCGGAGTTGCTCGAATCCTCGGCAGAGGCTCGCGCAGCGTTTGCTGGTCCGCTCTCCCCATCGCAGCACGAAGATATAATCTCCACCCTTCGAATGGCATACCCGGACGAGCCAGAGACGGCTTATTCGCACGATACGATGCTTGGCTCAAGTTTTTATCGTATTGGCAAGTTCCAATACGATATCAATGGTAAACATAACATCCAGAAGTTCCATTTGGATGCCGTCATTGACCTGCCAAACATCCGCACGAAGAAAGCCGTGCTCCGGGTCAAGTCAAACTGGGGTTCCGTGAACACATGCGTGTATCGCGTGAGACTACATGGTCACATGTAG
- the MDV1 gene encoding Mitochondrial fission protein (antiSMASH:Cluster_2.1~SMCOG1173:WD-40 repeat-containing protein~EggNog:ENOG410QE49~COG:D~BUSCO:3119at33183) — protein sequence MADPQPRSDSPSGQSAVSHDEDEGSVLGTGLTTRHIEAFGRKVTTTASHLMAPKSDPTLTTHYQSAMSDIQRELRRPTVQRKVFSFAQTTPTDLVRSKLSTSEIQYRALSALPDELLANIPEDTSTYSLFQGFQASVPEDDNEHRKSHRRRRSHGQKLLEDSGKSSRPLPQTVGSLKRERDVLNRRLEMMGIRKNMCSAEIHEIDNKIVNLNNMRKIVLDRLAGLEMDEAELEHELVQLDNRLEDMEEAMEESATLISTPKAVDDEVTLDSENQAMDASFMSESIYEKIPSPKAWKHKSLRKRSMPILHEHFEPGSMIRELQAHNDMITAMDFDVPFGTMVSSALDDTVRVWDLNLGRCMGFLEGHHASVRCLQVENNIVATGSMDASIRLWDLSRASYAPRDNRITRDDEEDDDDALGYEDPSAEPPPPPPSSMEDCPLFSLEAHVDEVTALHFRGDTLISGSADKTLRQWDLVKGRCVQTLDVLWAAAQASSTMGGGDSQWRPTGRLPDASADFVGALQCFDAALACGTADGMIRLWDLRSGQVHRSLVGHTGPITCLQFDDVHLITGSLDRSIRIWDLRTGSIYDAYAYDHPITSMMFDTRRIVAAAGEDVVKVYDKTDGRHWDCGAGVTAEEEGITPAIVERVRIKDGYLTEGRKDGTIGIWTC from the exons ATGGCTGATCCTCAACCTCGCAGCGATTCGCCTTCTGGCCAGTCAGCGGTCAGTCatgatgaggatgaaggTTCTGTGCTGGGAACGGGACTGACG ACTCGTCACATAGAAGCATTTGGCCGGAAGGTCACAACCACCGCGAGCCATCTTATGGCCCCGAAATCCGACCCTACCCTCACCACACATTACCAGAGCGCGATGAGCGATATTCAACGAGAACTACGCCGGCCTACGGTACAACGAAAAGTGTTCTCGTTTGCGCAGACTACTCCTACCGACCTTGTACGATCAAAGCTCTCGACGTCAGAAATTCAATACCGCGCTCTGTCCGCCCTTCCCGATGAATTGCTTGCAAACATTCCCGAAGATACCAGTACATATTCCTTGTTTCAAGGGTTCCAGGCTTCCGTGCCCGAAGATGATAATGAACATCGGAAAAGCCATAGACGGCGGCGATCCCATGGCCAGAAGCTATTGGAAGACTCCGGTAAAAGCTCGCGCCCTCTACCGCAAACTGTTGGTTCTCTGAAACGGGAGAGGGACGTGCTCAATCGGCGGCTTGAAATGATGGGAATACGAAAAAACATGTGCAGCGCCGAAATTCATGAGATAGATAACAAAATTGTCAATTTGAACAATATGCGCAAAATAGTGCTGGACCGCTTGGCTGGGCTGGAAATGGACGAGGCAGAATTGGAACATGAAT TGGTTCAATTGGATAACAGGCTTGAGGATATGGAAGAAGCCATGGAGGAATCTGCGACCCTCATCTCGACACCGAAAGCAGTCGATGATGAGGTAACGCTTGATTCCGAAAATCAAGCGATGGATGCATCGTTCATGTCTGAGTCTATATACGAAAAGATCCCATCTCCAAAAGCCTGGAAACACAAGTCATTGA GGAAACGATCAATGCCCATATTACACGAGCATTTTGAGCCAGGTTCCATGATTCGAGAGCTACAAGCGCATAATGATATGATTACCGCGATGGATTTTGATGTTCCCTTTGGGACCATGGTCAGCTCTGCTTTGGATGACACCGTGCGAGTTTGGGATCTAAATCTCGGGCGTTGTATGGGATTTCTGGAAGGACATCATGCGTCGGTCCGCTGCTTACAAGTCGAGAACAACATTGTTGCGACTGGTTCCATGGACGCGTCGATTCGACTTTGGGATCTGAGCCGTGCCAGCTATGCTCCAAGGGATAATAGGATAACCAGAGACGACGAAgaggatgatgacgatgcgCTTGGTTATGAGGACCCGTCGGCCGAACCGCCGCCACCACCTCCATCAAGCATGGAAGACTGTCCTTTATTTTCACTCGAAGCCCACGTTGATGAGGTGACTGCCCTGCATTTCCGCGGCGATACTCTGATATCTGGCTCTGCCGACAAAACCCTACGACAATGGGATCTGGTGAAGGGAAGGTGTGTTCAGACCCTGGATGTTTTATGGGCAGCCGCTCAAGCGTCTTCCACTATGGGTGGCGGGGATTCTCAATGGCGACCAACGGGCCGTCTTCCTGATGCATCTGCGGATTTTGTTGGGGCCTTGCAATGTTTCGATGCCGCTTTGGCATGCGGAACGGCAGATGGAATGATTAGGTTGTGGGATTTACGCAGCGGTCAAGTTCATCGTAGCCTTGTCGGGCATACGGGACCAATCACGTGCTTGCAATTTGACGATGTCCACTTGATAACTGGTAGTCTGGACCGTAGTATACGA ATCTGGGACCTCCGCACAGGATCTATCTACGACGCATACGCGTATGATCACCCCATTACAAGCATGATGTTTGACACGCGACGCATAGTGGCGGCTGCGGGAGAGGATGTGGTTAAGGTCTACGACAAGACTGATGGACGTCACTGGGACTGTGGCGCCGGTGTGACCGCGGAGGAAGAAGGCATCACGCCGGCAATTGTAGAGCGTGTGCGAATCAAAGATGGCTATCTGACGGAGGGACGAAAGGATGGGACCATTGGTATCTGGACATGTTGA
- a CDS encoding uncharacterized protein (SECRETED:SignalP(1-20)~antiSMASH:Cluster_2.1~SMCOG1075:alkaline serine protease, subtilase family~EggNog:ENOG410PK08~COG:O~MEROPS:MER0000344), with amino-acid sequence MRLFQSTCVLVGTVLPLFTAFPISSPREIEIIPDKYIITFKKGIDQAAIEAHTAWVSSVQARNTARGFTTAETPGLERMFSIHNFNAYSGSFDRETIEEIRSHPNVESVEPDSMAYVTELIEQRNATYGPRRISHREIPTGDNSYWYDSKAGEGSFVYIMDTGINKAHVDFEGRAIPGVNLHDVAFDDTHGHGSHCAGIAGSKTYGVAKKATIVDVKVFTRGGGAWSLLMGGLDWSVKNITGEDRQAKSAVSISISGPTNQAMNNAVKAAVEAGVTVVVASGNDGRDAGRNSPGSAPESITVGSINSRRGMDTRSSFSNYGSSVAIHAPGEGIISTYKGSRDATANMSGTSMAAPHVAGLIAYLQSIHDLPDPAAARRKLLELATSDKIQDVRGSANKLAYNGSGK; translated from the exons ATGCGCCTCTTTCAAAGCACTTGCGTCCTTGTGGGGACTGTTCTTCCCCTTTTCACAGCCTTCCCGATCTCGTCGCCCCGCGAGATTGAAATAATCCCCGACAAGTACATCATCACTTTCAAGAAGGGCATCGACCAGGCTGCAATTGAAGCTCATACAGCATGGGTATCTTCTGTACAGGCACGGAACACCGCCCGCGGTTTTACAACCGCTGAGACCCCAGGGCTTGAAAGAATGTTTAGCATTCATAACTTCAATGCCTATTCCGGATCTTTTGATCGGGAAACTATTGAGGAGATCAGGTCTCATCCAAAT GTCGAATCTGTCGAGCCAGACAGCATGGCCTACGTCACTGAGCTGATTGAACAGAGAAACGCCACCTACGGACCCAGGCGCATTTCGCACCGCGAAATCCCAACGGGAGACAACAGCTATTGGTATGATAGCAAGGCTGGAGAAGGATCGTTTGTGTATATTATGGACACCGGCATCAACAAAGCCCACGTGGATTTCGAGGGGCGTGCCATTCCCGGTGTCAACCTTCACGACGTCGCGTTTGATGACACCCATGGTCACGGGTCGCACTGCGCCGGTATCGCCGGTTCAAAGACATACGGGGTCGCTAAGAAAGCGACCATTGTCGATGTCAAGGTCTTCACTCGCGGCGGG GGCGCTTGGAGTTTGCTCATGGGCGGCCTTGATTGGTCGGTTAAAAACATCACTGGGGAAGACAGACAGGCAAAATCAGCGGTCAGCATTAGTATCA GCGGTCCTACTAATCAAGCGATGAACAACGCTGTCAAAGCCGCAGTCGAGGCCGGGGTTACAGTGGTAGTTGCATCTGGAAACGACGGA AGAGATGCTGGTCGCAACAGTCCCGGAAGCGCCCCTGAATCCATCACTGTCGGGTCCATCAATTCTCGTAGAGGGATGGACACACGCTCCAGTTTCTCTAACTATGGATCTTCTGTCGCCATTCACGCCCCTGGTGAAGGCATCATCTCTACATATAAGGGATCTCGTGATGCCACCGCTAACATGTCCGGAACTTCGATGGCAGCTCCACACGTTGCCGGCCTCATTGCTTATCTGCAGAGTATCCATGACCTCCCAGACCCAGCTGCTGCTCGCAGAAAACTCCTTGAGCTGGCTACTAGTGATAAGATCCAAGATGTACGCGGAAGCGCGAACAAACTCGCCTACAACGGCAGTGGCAAATAA
- a CDS encoding uncharacterized protein (antiSMASH:Cluster_2.1~TransMembrane:1 (i172-190o)) yields the protein MMIPCTTKAHVHPDILIRGAHTTKNWNDEIFNIQHHGKEYENTHSLHRISVDASWIHRPGPHLRHSSILVLLRQPHEPSQSLSLPDQRRFEITVSTSRSRESRLCETADSLLYASGKQMTTPIAYEYTKEETTVRLTETAYSLNMSIKRTIVAQGFGCFKPRIGRRLRNENFLLLFKLISSAQLMLLPDFP from the exons ATGATGATCCCCTGCACAACAAAAGCCCATGTCCATCCAGACATACTGATCC GGGGGGCCCACACAACAAAAAACTGGAACGATGAAATTTTCAACATTCAGCATCACGgcaaagaatatgagaaTACTCACAGTTTGCATAGGATAAGCGTCGATGCG AGCTGGATACATCGTCCAGGTCCTCATCTCCGCCACTCGAGcattcttgttcttcttcgcCAACCTCACGAACCAAGCCAATCGCTCAGCCTCCCTGACCAAAGAAGATTCGAAATCACAGTTTCGACTAGCAGATCAAGAGAAAGCAGACTTTGCGAGACTGCGGACTCGCTCTTGTACGCAAGCGGAAAGCAAATGACCACACCAATCGCCTACGAGTATACCAAGGAGGAAACCACCGTCAGACTAACCGAAACGGCATACAGCCTGAACATGAGTATAAAGCGGACCATTGTGGCCCAGGGTTTTGGATGTTTCAAGCCGAGGATAGGACGAAGGTTGAGAAACGAGAACTTCTTGCTTCTCTTCAAGTTGATCTCGTCTGCGCAGCTCATGCTTCTCCCCGATTTTCCCTGA